From Methanobacterium congolense, one genomic window encodes:
- a CDS encoding phosphate ABC transporter substrate-binding protein, with the protein MDLKYIIGIIVVLIVAAGAYMALGGGGQQKITIAGSTSVQPVAEKLAAAYMKEHPNVKINVQGGGSGVGIKNVAQGVINIGTSSKSLSANESSGLKQYTIGHDGIVIAVNKNNTVTNLNYSQLKGIFSGNITNWNAVGGSSATIDVITREEGSGTRTSFEDLVMNKTKIKSSAIVQSSTEAVKQSIVGDPNAVGFISLANLDSTVKAVKVNGVSPSEATVADGSYQLQRPFIFLTKGEPTGTVKDFIDWVMGPEGQAIVKAEKVVPASS; encoded by the coding sequence ATGGATTTGAAGTATATAATAGGAATAATAGTAGTGTTAATCGTAGCAGCTGGGGCTTACATGGCTTTAGGTGGAGGCGGTCAACAAAAAATAACGATAGCAGGTTCAACATCAGTTCAACCTGTGGCAGAAAAATTAGCAGCAGCATACATGAAGGAACACCCAAACGTTAAGATAAATGTTCAGGGTGGAGGTTCTGGTGTGGGTATAAAAAATGTTGCACAAGGTGTTATAAACATTGGTACAAGCTCAAAATCATTATCAGCCAATGAATCTTCAGGATTGAAACAGTACACCATAGGACACGATGGTATAGTGATAGCTGTTAACAAGAACAACACTGTAACTAACCTTAACTATAGCCAGCTTAAGGGCATATTCTCAGGTAACATCACCAACTGGAACGCAGTTGGAGGTTCAAGCGCAACAATAGATGTTATAACCCGAGAAGAGGGTTCAGGTACAAGAACTTCCTTTGAAGATCTGGTTATGAACAAAACAAAGATAAAATCCAGTGCAATAGTTCAGAGTTCAACAGAAGCAGTCAAACAATCAATAGTGGGAGACCCAAATGCAGTAGGTTTCATATCCCTTGCAAACCTTGATTCAACTGTTAAAGCAGTGAAGGTTAATGGAGTTTCTCCATCAGAGGCCACAGTTGCAGATGGTTCCTACCAGCTTCAGAGACCCTTCATATTCCTAACCAAGGGCGAACCAACAGGCACAGTTAAGGACTTCATTGACTGGGTCATGGGACCTGAAGGTCAGGCAATAGTAAAGGCAGAGAAGGTTGTACCAGCAAGCTCCTAA